Within the Candidatus Anoxymicrobium japonicum genome, the region TGAAGTATTGACAAGGGAAGTCGGCAGTCACGTGGTGATCAAGCTCAAGGGAGAAGTCGATATCTACACTGCGCCCTCTCTACGAGAAACTATCGTTGACGCGCTTGAGAAAGGCCACTACAAGATAGTGGTAGACCTTGATGATGTGGACTTTCTCGACAGCACAGGGCTCGGCGTTCTTGTCGGCGGCCTGAAGAGGGTCAAGCAACACGAGGGCGAGCTCGGCATCATCTGCACACAGGATAAGATATTGCGCATCTTCAAGATCACAGGTCTCACCAAGATCTTCGAGATGTATAAGAACGTCGAAGAACTCGACGACGGCAACGCGTAGGCGACACCGGCGGGTTGCGCTCATCGGTTGCTCGATACGCATTCTCGAATGTGGATTTCTGTCTGTTTTTTTGTCTTTTCGATCAAACTCTTAAAAGTCCCTTGTCTTGCCTGATTGCGCCCGGCGCCTGATCCACCGGATGGAAGGTTGAAGTGACTGGGAAAAAGGACAGTGATTACTACCGGGGCCAGCGAGACTCTATGGTAGAGCGCCAGTTGATGGAGCGTGGCATCCGTGACAAGAGGGTTTTGGAGACGCTGAGGAGCGTGCCACGCCACTTGTTTGTGCCTGTCTCACACAGGAACCGGGCGTACGACGACATTCCTTTGCCGCTGGAAGATGGGCAGACTATTTCCCAGCCGTACATGGTGGCGTGGATGACGGAGCTGCTCGAGCTCGACGGCGGTGAGACGGTGCTGGAGGTTGGCACAGGCAGTGGCTATCAGGCCGCGATTCTGGGCGCCCTTGCGGGCAAGGTGTACACTGTCGAGCGGATTGCCGCGCTGGCCGATGCCGCGCGCCAGAGGCTCTCTGAGCTCGGCTTGAAAAACGTCGAGGTTGTACTGAGGGATGGCAGTAAAGGCCTCGAGGAACACGCGCCTTACGACGCGATACTTGTGACCGCCGGGTCGCCGGGCGTCCCGCGATCTTTGACAGGCCAACTGGCGGATGGAGGGCGGCTCGTGATCCCGGTCGGCTCGGCATCATTGCAGACGCTTACCGTAGTTACTCGAAGGGGAGAGGAGTATGAGACGCGCGAGTTGGGCGCTTGCGTCTTTGTGCCGCTGGTCGGCGCATACGGTTGGGCAACGTCTACCTGAGGGGTCTGGCAACGTCTACCGCTTTAGCGGTAGACGGTGCCTGACCCCGCCGCGTCTACCGCTTTAGCGGTAGACGGAAAGGTAGACGGTGCCTGACGAACTGATGGGAATGGATCTCGGGATCAACCTGCTCATCGTGGATGACAACTCTCCCGATGGGACGGGCGAGATCGCGGACCGTCTGGCGGAGGAGTTTTCTCAGATCCGGGTGGAGCACCGCGAAAGCAAGCAAGGCCTTGGGACCGCGTACAGGCACGGGTTTGAGATAGCGCTTGGCATGGGCGCCGACTGCGTTTTCGAGATGGACGCGGACTTCTCGCACAGCCCGCAATACATACCGGAATTCCTTTCCGCCATCAAGGAGCACGATGTCGTGCACGGCTCTCGATACGTCAAAG harbors:
- a CDS encoding anti-sigma B factor antagonist; this encodes MELEVLTREVGSHVVIKLKGEVDIYTAPSLRETIVDALEKGHYKIVVDLDDVDFLDSTGLGVLVGGLKRVKQHEGELGIICTQDKILRIFKITGLTKIFEMYKNVEELDDGNA
- a CDS encoding protein-L-isoaspartate O-methyltransferase, which translates into the protein MVERQLMERGIRDKRVLETLRSVPRHLFVPVSHRNRAYDDIPLPLEDGQTISQPYMVAWMTELLELDGGETVLEVGTGSGYQAAILGALAGKVYTVERIAALADAARQRLSELGLKNVEVVLRDGSKGLEEHAPYDAILVTAGSPGVPRSLTGQLADGGRLVIPVGSASLQTLTVVTRRGEEYETRELGACVFVPLVGAYGWATST